In Chiloscyllium plagiosum isolate BGI_BamShark_2017 chromosome 18, ASM401019v2, whole genome shotgun sequence, a single genomic region encodes these proteins:
- the LOC122558792 gene encoding carbohydrate sulfotransferase 11-like — MRRSRAVRLAALTCLGSFLLLVLYFQGSFSPVTGRLVPTGAGGKGKGAGVRQRHNAEKFARSDAQQIHEHRRAMLNNNCAAHKLSRKRRILNAGDLRHLIVDDQHGLLYCYVPKVACTNWKRVMMVLTGAGRYTDPLTIPASEAHVASNLRTLDSYGTAEINHRLRNYLKFIFVREPFERLLSAYRNKFTRRYNTAFHKRYGTKIIREHRHNPSPEALERGADVTFQEFVWYLVDPKTRREEPFNEHWETVYSLCHPCLIHYDVVGHYETLLQDAHYLLDLVEPDHRVKFPSSNVSSRTTDHMTAMFFQKISPFYQRKLYKLYKLDFTLFNYSIPSYLSLH; from the exons TGACTGGTCGGCTGGTTCCGACAGGGGCTGGTGGAAAGGGCAAGGGAGCTGGAGTCCGTCAGCGCCACAATGCCGAGAAG TTTGCCCGTAGCGATGCCCAGCAGATCCATGAGCATCGGCGAGCCATGTTGAACAAcaactgtgccgcccacaagctGAGCCGGAAACGGCGCATCCTGAACGCCGGTGACCTGCGGCACCTCATCGTGGATGACCAGCACGGCCTGCTCTACTGCTACGTGCCCAAGGTGGCCTGTACCAACTGGAAGAGGGTGATGATGGTACTGACCGGGGCTGGCAGGTACACTGACCCCCTGACCATTCCGGCCAGTGAGGCGCACGTGGCCTCGAACCTGCGCACTCTGGACAGCTACGGCACTGCCGAGATCAACCACCGGCTGAGGAACTACCTCAAGTTCATCTTTGTCCGCGAGCCCTTTGAGCGGCTGCTCTCCGCGTACCGCAACAAGTTCACCCGCAGGTACAACACCGCCTTCCACAAACGCTACGGGACGAAGATCATCCGTGAGCACAGGCACAACCCCAGTCCCGAGGCTTTGGAGCGGGGAGCCGATGTCACCTTCCAGGAGTTTGTCTGGTACCTGGTGGACCCCAAGACCAGGAGGGAGGAGCCCTTCAATGAGCACTGGGAGACGGTTTACTCCCTGTGCCATCCCTGCCTGATTCACTATGACGTGGTGGGCCATTATGAAACGCTGCTGCAAGACGCCCATTACCTCCTGGACCTGGTGGAACCCGACCACCGCGTCAAGTTCCCCTCGTCCAACGTGTCGTCGCGGACCACAGACCACATGACGGCCATGTTCTTCCAAAAGATCTCCCCGTTTTACCAGAGGAAGCTGTATAAACTATACAAACTTGACTTCACCCTGTTCAACTACTCCATCCCTTCCTACCTGAGCCTACACTGA